In Amaranthus tricolor cultivar Red isolate AtriRed21 chromosome 5, ASM2621246v1, whole genome shotgun sequence, a genomic segment contains:
- the LOC130813569 gene encoding uncharacterized protein LOC130813569, producing MASGSEDEQQGAWYFGSNSYVPKSSSESEEEPQNMEEIGPHQQNQHKPRLMNELRQLIFQDMLSLKEANKPYIVESKFKNCGKKRVVVPPNLLESRPIGEHTCIRDVATCLDLAPSTVWRLIKRGEIKTHSNPLHSALTDANKIRGVEWILSLIQEDTIQRHPIYKVMYDYIHIDEKWFYLTKKMQRVYLAHKEKVPYRATKSSKFIPKAMFLGIVARPRWNRFGQCTFDGKIRIFPFINMVAAQRDSKNRPRGSIEIKPTESVNQEVYRSMLIQQLILTILRKWPSEGPSIIFIQQDNARVHIINDDLIWQQHNRQGGLTFILTQQPPNSSDSNILDLGFFRSIQSLMHKKMPKNITELITAVEDAFGELHP from the exons ATGGCTTCAGGAAGTGAAGATGAGCAACAGGGGGCTTGGTACTTTGGATCGAATTCATACGTTCCAAAGTCCAGTTCTGAATCAGAAGAAGAGCCACAGAATATGGAAGAAATAGGACCACATCAACAAAATCAGCATAAGCCAAGACTCATGAATGAGTTAAGGCAACTTATTTTCCAAGACATGTTGTCACTAAAA gaagcaaacaaaccatacattGTGGAATCCAAGTTCAAAAATTGTGGAAAAAAAAGAGTGGTCGTACCACCAAACTTACTTGAGTCTAGACCCATTGGCGAACACACTTGCATTAGAGATGTTGCAACATGTTTGGATTTGGCACCGTCAACGGTGTGGAGGCTGATAAAAAGAGGCGAGATAAAGACTCATTCAAATCCACTACACTCGGCTTTAACTGATGCCAACAAAATAAGGGGGGTGGAGTGGATTTTGAGCCTTATCCAAGAAGATACCATTCAAAGACACCCGATTTACAAAGTAATGTATGATTATATTCACATTGACGAgaagtggttttatttaaccaAAAAAATGCAAAGAGTTTATTTAGCACACAAAGAAAAGGTCCCATATAGGGCAACGAAGTCATCAAAGTTCATACCTAAGGCCATGTTCTTAGGGATCGTTGCTAGGCCTAGATGGAATCGTTTTGGTCAATGTACGTTTGATGGGAAAATTAGAATTTTCCCTTTTATCAATATGGTGGCAGCACAAAGAGATTCAAAGAATCGACCAAGGGGTTCAATAGAAATTAAACCAACCGAATCAGTTAATCAAGAAGTTTATAGGAGTATGCTCATACAACAATTGATTCTGACTATACTAAGAAAATGGCCAAGTGAAGGACCttccattatttttattcaacaagataatgcaagggTTCATATTATAAACGATGATCTAATATGGCAACAACACAATAGGCAAGGGGGTTTAACTTTCATTCTTACTCAACAACCTCCAAATAGTTCGGATAGTAATATTCTAGACTTGGGTTTCTTTAGGAGCATACAATCACTTATGCATAAAAAGATGCCCAAAAACATTACAGAATTAATCACAGCAGTTGAGGATGCATTCGGAGAGTTACATCCATAG